The Strigops habroptila isolate Jane chromosome 13, bStrHab1.2.pri, whole genome shotgun sequence genome contains a region encoding:
- the TAF4 gene encoding transcription initiation factor TFIID subunit 4 isoform X1: MAAGSDLLDEVFLNTEVDEKVVSDLVGSLESQLAASGHHHQHHKAQEPLRAAGGLLGNHVVSSSSSSSSPSPSPGGVVVGGNANAQTESSSSSKMGLSAPEITKAGAGGVQGGVINHNTRSQTSALDGATTTSTSTTTAAAGASEVTAAPGTLSQGKSVVISTMATALSTRNGKIGTTTVQTLNGSNVVMNSHHTGSAAFPGTPVTANPAPAPAVAPLVNNGPGSVGKGNTVNAVLPSASNTVIQTSFLNTAVSSASSSSPTVISSQPPPSIGTGAPTVTLVRPPIHTAGPTVAAAGAATQNGSNTVINSTISVGSFPAVATATVGSGASLQTSLVNSQSGSTVPAAPTTQVIKSESPKAIVQAVSQQQTLATGGQPSTTGGNMIIGQTMQAGLPNVAPNPGGIPPAAPGTPTGMAKGTANTVAQSLPRTPTATTSGIRATLTPTVLAPRLPQPPQNPTNIQNFQLPPGMVLVRSENGQLLMIPQQALAQMQAQAHAQSQPQNTMTPRPATPTSAPPVQISTVQAPGTPIIARQVTPTTIIKQVSQAQTTVQPTTTLQRPPVVQPQIVLGGTAQTTTLGTATAVQTGTPQRTVQGTTATSTAATETMENVKKCKNFLSTLIKLASSGKQSSETAANVKELVQNLLDGKIEAEDFTSRLYRELNSSPQPYLVPFLKRSLPALRQLTPDSAAFIQQSQQQQPTTQATIATIPSAAVLLSSSVQRTAGKATATVTSTLQQPVISLTQPTQVGVSKQGQSTPLVIQQSQKAGALIRPPQVTLTQTPMVALRQPHSRIMLTTPQIQLNQLQTVPVVKPAVLPGNKAIATVSTQLAAAQKNKLKEPGGGSFRDDDDINDVASMAGVNLSEESARILATNSELVGTLTRSCKDETFLFPAPLQRRILEIGKKHGITEIHPDVVSYVSHATQQRLQNLVEKLSETAQQKNISYKDDERYEQASDVRAQLKFFEQLDQIEKQRKDEQEREILMRAAKSRSRQEDPEQLRLKQKAKEMQQQELAQMRQRDANLTALAAIGPRKKRKVDSPGSGSGTEGSGSSAAVPGSSGVGTTRQFTRQRITRVNLRDLIFCLENERETSHSLLLYKAFLK; this comes from the exons ATGGCGGCGGGCTCGGATCTGCTGGATGAGGTTTTCCTGAACACGGAGGTGGATGAGAAGGTGGTGAGCGACCTGGTGGGCTCCCTGGAGTCTCAGCTGGCGGCCTCcggccaccaccaccagcaccacaaGGCGCAGGAGCCCCTGAGGGCCGctggggggctgctggggaacCATgttgtgagcagcagcagtagcagcagcagccctaGCCCTAGCCCTGGAGGAGTAGTAGTAGGAGGCAATGCTAATGCCCaaacagagagcagcagcagcagcaagatgGGACTGAGTGCCCCAGAGATCACAAAAGCAG gagcaggaggagtgCAAGGGGGTGTTATTAACCATAACACCAGGTCCCAGACTTCAGCTCTGGATGGAGCCACCACAACgagcaccagcaccaccactgcagcagcaggagcatctGAAGTCACTGCTGCTCCAGGGACCCTCAGTCAGGGCAAATCGGTGGTTATCAGCACCATGGCAACTGCCTTGTCCACCAGGAATGGCAAGATTGGGACCACGACAGTGCAAACTTTGAATGGGAGTAACGTGGTGATGAACTCTCACCATACAGGAAGTGCTGCTTTCCCTGGGACTCCGGTGACCGCTaaccctgctcctgcccctgctgtTGCCCCTCTCGTTAACAATGGACCTGGATCTGTGGGGAAGGGAAATACTGTTAATGCTGTTTTGCCATCGGCTTCCAACACTGTCATCCAGACTTCTTTCCTTAACACTGCTGTGTCCTCTGCATCTTCCTCCTCGCCCACAGTTATCTCCTCGCAGCCACCACCGAGCATTGGGACTGGGGCGCCGACGGTGACGCTCGTGCGGCCGCCGATCCACACAGCAGGACCCACAGTagctgcagctggggcagcCACTCAGAATGGGAGCAATACTGTGATCAATTCAACCATCAGTGTGGGgagttttcctgctgttgctaCAGCCACTGTGGGATCTGGAGCTTCCCTCCAGACATCACTTGTGAACAGCCAGTCTGGTTCCactgtgccagcagctcccaccacGCAGGTCATCAAATCTGAGTCTCCTAAAGCTATAGTCCAAGCAGTATCCCAACAGCAGACGCTGGCTACTGGTGGCCAGCCCAGTACTACAGGGGGTAACATGATTATTGGGCAAACTATGCAAGCCGGGCTCCCCAATGTTGCTCCCAATCCTGGTGGGAtacctcctgcagctcctggcaccCCCACGGGAATGGCTAAAGGCACTGCCAATACGGTGGCACAAAGTCTGCCAAGGACTCCAACAGCAACTACGAGTGGAATAAGAGCAACTTTGACTCCTACAGTTTTAGCACCTCGTTTGCCTCAGCCACCTCAGAATCCAACTAACATTCAGAATTTTCAGTTACCACCAG GCATGGTCCTTGTGCGTAGTGAGAACGGGCAGTTGCTGATGATCCCTCAACAAGCCTTGGCACAGATGCAAGCACAGGCACATGCCCAGTCTCAGCCTCAAAATACTATGACTCCTCGTCCTGCTACACCTACCAGTGCTCCTCCGGTGCAGATATCCACAGTGCAG gctccaGGAACGCCGATTATTGCACGACAAGTGACACCAACTACTATTATTAAGCAAGTGTCTCAGGCTCAAACAACAGTGCAACCCACAACAACGCTACAGCGTCCTCCGGTTGTGCAA CCTCAGATTGTTCTGGGTGGTACTGCACAAACAACTACGTTGGGGACAGCAACGGCTGTACAAACTGGAACTCCTCAGAGAACAGTGCAAGGAACGACGGCGACCTCCACTGCAGCCACA GAAACTatggaaaatgtgaagaaatgtaaaaactTTCTGTCCACGTTAATAAAACTGGCATCATCTGGAAAACAGTCTTCAGAGACTGCAGCTAACGTGAAAGAATTGGTACAGAACCTGCTG gatGGAAAAATTGAAGCAGAAGACTTCACCAGTAGGCTGTACAGAGAACTGAATTCTTCACCTCAACCTTACCTTGTGCCTTTCCTGAAG aGGAGTTTACCTGCCTTGAGACAGCTAACACCAGACTCTGCAGCTTTCATTCAACAaagccaacagcagcagccaacaACGCAAGCAACGATAGCAACGATTCCATCCGCAGCGGTGCTGCTCAGCTCCTCAGTTCAGCGCACAGCAGGGAAGGCAACTGCAACTGTAACGAGTACCCTCCAACAACCTGTCATCAGCCTAACTCAGCCTACACAAGTCGGTGTCAGTAAACAAGGGCAGTCTACACCACTG GTTATCCAACAGTCTCAAAAAGCAGGGGCATTGATAAGGCCTCCACAGGTAACGTTGACACAGACGCCAATGGTAGCACTGCGGCAACCACATAGTCGTATTATGCTCACTACTCCCCAAATTCAACTGAATCAACTTCAGACAG TACCTGTGGTAAAACCAGCAGTATTACCTGGAAACAAAGCTATTGCCACTGTTTCGACACAACTAGCTGCTGCTCAGAAGAATAAACTGAAAGAACCTGGGGGAGGCTCTTTTAG GGATGACGATGACATTAATGATGTTGCATCAATGGCTGGAGTCAACCTGTCAGAAGAAAGTGCTCGGATATTGGCAACAAACTCTGAACTAGTTGGCACATTAACAAGGTCCTGTAAAGATGAAACCTTCCTTTTCCCAGCACCTTTACAAAGAAGGATATTAGAAATAG GTAAAAAACATGGAATTACAGAAATCCATCCTGATGTAGTTAGCTACGTATCACATGCTACACAACAAAGACTACAAAACCTCGTGGAAAAATTATCAGAGACTGCTCaacaaaagaatatttcttacAAG GATGATGAAAGATACGAACAAGCAAGTGACGTTCGGGCACAGCTCAAGTTCTTTGAACAACTTGATCAAATAGAAAAGCAGCGTAAAGATGaacaagaaagggaaattttAATGCGTGCAGCAAAG TCTCGATCTCGACAAGAAGATCCAGAACAGCTTAGGTTGAAACAGAAGGCCAAGGAG ATGCAGCAACAAGAGCTAGCACAGATGAGACAGAGGGATGCCAACTTGACTGCATTAGCTGCCATTGGtcccaggaagaaaaggaaagtagaTTCACCGGGATCTGGATCAGGGACAGAG GGATCTGGTTCAAGTGCAGCAGTCCCAGGCAGCTCTGGAGTCGGAACAACCAGACAGTTTACGCGACAAAGGATAACGCGGGTGAACCTCAGGGACCTcatattttgtttagaaaatgagCGAGAGACAAGCCATTCACTATTGCTATATAAAGCATTCCTTAAGTAA
- the TAF4 gene encoding transcription initiation factor TFIID subunit 4 isoform X2 yields MAAGSDLLDEVFLNTEVDEKVVSDLVGSLESQLAASGHHHQHHKAQEPLRAAGGLLGNHVVSSSSSSSSPSPSPGGVVVGGNANAQTESSSSSKMGLSAPEITKAGAGGVQGGVINHNTRSQTSALDGATTTSTSTTTAAAGASEVTAAPGTLSQGKSVVISTMATALSTRNGKIGTTTVQTLNGSNVVMNSHHTGSAAFPGTPVTANPAPAPAVAPLVNNGPGSVGKGNTVNAVLPSASNTVIQTSFLNTAVSSASSSSPTVISSQPPPSIGTGAPTVTLVRPPIHTAGPTVAAAGAATQNGSNTVINSTISVGSFPAVATATVGSGASLQTSLVNSQSGSTVPAAPTTQVIKSESPKAIVQAVSQQQTLATGGQPSTTGGNMIIGQTMQAGLPNVAPNPGGIPPAAPGTPTGMAKGTANTVAQSLPRTPTATTSGIRATLTPTVLAPRLPQPPQNPTNIQNFQLPPGMVLVRSENGQLLMIPQQALAQMQAQAHAQSQPQNTMTPRPATPTSAPPVQISTVQAPGTPIIARQVTPTTIIKQVSQAQTTVQPTTTLQRPPVVQPQIVLGGTAQTTTLGTATAVQTGTPQRTVQGTTATSTAATETMENVKKCKNFLSTLIKLASSGKQSSETAANVKELVQNLLDGKIEAEDFTSRLYRELNSSPQPYLVPFLKRSLPALRQLTPDSAAFIQQSQQQQPTTQATIATIPSAAVLLSSSVQRTAGKATATVTSTLQQPVISLTQPTQVGVSKQGQSTPLVIQQSQKAGALIRPPQVTLTQTPMVALRQPHSRIMLTTPQIQLNQLQTVPVVKPAVLPGNKAIATVSTQLAAAQKNKLKEPGGGSFRDDDDINDVASMAGVNLSEESARILATNSELVGTLTRSCKDETFLFPAPLQRRILEIGKKTWNYRNPS; encoded by the exons ATGGCGGCGGGCTCGGATCTGCTGGATGAGGTTTTCCTGAACACGGAGGTGGATGAGAAGGTGGTGAGCGACCTGGTGGGCTCCCTGGAGTCTCAGCTGGCGGCCTCcggccaccaccaccagcaccacaaGGCGCAGGAGCCCCTGAGGGCCGctggggggctgctggggaacCATgttgtgagcagcagcagtagcagcagcagccctaGCCCTAGCCCTGGAGGAGTAGTAGTAGGAGGCAATGCTAATGCCCaaacagagagcagcagcagcagcaagatgGGACTGAGTGCCCCAGAGATCACAAAAGCAG gagcaggaggagtgCAAGGGGGTGTTATTAACCATAACACCAGGTCCCAGACTTCAGCTCTGGATGGAGCCACCACAACgagcaccagcaccaccactgcagcagcaggagcatctGAAGTCACTGCTGCTCCAGGGACCCTCAGTCAGGGCAAATCGGTGGTTATCAGCACCATGGCAACTGCCTTGTCCACCAGGAATGGCAAGATTGGGACCACGACAGTGCAAACTTTGAATGGGAGTAACGTGGTGATGAACTCTCACCATACAGGAAGTGCTGCTTTCCCTGGGACTCCGGTGACCGCTaaccctgctcctgcccctgctgtTGCCCCTCTCGTTAACAATGGACCTGGATCTGTGGGGAAGGGAAATACTGTTAATGCTGTTTTGCCATCGGCTTCCAACACTGTCATCCAGACTTCTTTCCTTAACACTGCTGTGTCCTCTGCATCTTCCTCCTCGCCCACAGTTATCTCCTCGCAGCCACCACCGAGCATTGGGACTGGGGCGCCGACGGTGACGCTCGTGCGGCCGCCGATCCACACAGCAGGACCCACAGTagctgcagctggggcagcCACTCAGAATGGGAGCAATACTGTGATCAATTCAACCATCAGTGTGGGgagttttcctgctgttgctaCAGCCACTGTGGGATCTGGAGCTTCCCTCCAGACATCACTTGTGAACAGCCAGTCTGGTTCCactgtgccagcagctcccaccacGCAGGTCATCAAATCTGAGTCTCCTAAAGCTATAGTCCAAGCAGTATCCCAACAGCAGACGCTGGCTACTGGTGGCCAGCCCAGTACTACAGGGGGTAACATGATTATTGGGCAAACTATGCAAGCCGGGCTCCCCAATGTTGCTCCCAATCCTGGTGGGAtacctcctgcagctcctggcaccCCCACGGGAATGGCTAAAGGCACTGCCAATACGGTGGCACAAAGTCTGCCAAGGACTCCAACAGCAACTACGAGTGGAATAAGAGCAACTTTGACTCCTACAGTTTTAGCACCTCGTTTGCCTCAGCCACCTCAGAATCCAACTAACATTCAGAATTTTCAGTTACCACCAG GCATGGTCCTTGTGCGTAGTGAGAACGGGCAGTTGCTGATGATCCCTCAACAAGCCTTGGCACAGATGCAAGCACAGGCACATGCCCAGTCTCAGCCTCAAAATACTATGACTCCTCGTCCTGCTACACCTACCAGTGCTCCTCCGGTGCAGATATCCACAGTGCAG gctccaGGAACGCCGATTATTGCACGACAAGTGACACCAACTACTATTATTAAGCAAGTGTCTCAGGCTCAAACAACAGTGCAACCCACAACAACGCTACAGCGTCCTCCGGTTGTGCAA CCTCAGATTGTTCTGGGTGGTACTGCACAAACAACTACGTTGGGGACAGCAACGGCTGTACAAACTGGAACTCCTCAGAGAACAGTGCAAGGAACGACGGCGACCTCCACTGCAGCCACA GAAACTatggaaaatgtgaagaaatgtaaaaactTTCTGTCCACGTTAATAAAACTGGCATCATCTGGAAAACAGTCTTCAGAGACTGCAGCTAACGTGAAAGAATTGGTACAGAACCTGCTG gatGGAAAAATTGAAGCAGAAGACTTCACCAGTAGGCTGTACAGAGAACTGAATTCTTCACCTCAACCTTACCTTGTGCCTTTCCTGAAG aGGAGTTTACCTGCCTTGAGACAGCTAACACCAGACTCTGCAGCTTTCATTCAACAaagccaacagcagcagccaacaACGCAAGCAACGATAGCAACGATTCCATCCGCAGCGGTGCTGCTCAGCTCCTCAGTTCAGCGCACAGCAGGGAAGGCAACTGCAACTGTAACGAGTACCCTCCAACAACCTGTCATCAGCCTAACTCAGCCTACACAAGTCGGTGTCAGTAAACAAGGGCAGTCTACACCACTG GTTATCCAACAGTCTCAAAAAGCAGGGGCATTGATAAGGCCTCCACAGGTAACGTTGACACAGACGCCAATGGTAGCACTGCGGCAACCACATAGTCGTATTATGCTCACTACTCCCCAAATTCAACTGAATCAACTTCAGACAG TACCTGTGGTAAAACCAGCAGTATTACCTGGAAACAAAGCTATTGCCACTGTTTCGACACAACTAGCTGCTGCTCAGAAGAATAAACTGAAAGAACCTGGGGGAGGCTCTTTTAG GGATGACGATGACATTAATGATGTTGCATCAATGGCTGGAGTCAACCTGTCAGAAGAAAGTGCTCGGATATTGGCAACAAACTCTGAACTAGTTGGCACATTAACAAGGTCCTGTAAAGATGAAACCTTCCTTTTCCCAGCACCTTTACAAAGAAGGATATTAGAAATAGGTA AAAAAACATGGAATTACAGAAATCCATCCTGA